A window of Dehalogenimonas sp. WBC-2 genomic DNA:
AGTCTAAGGCAGGGGCTGAAATAATTTTAAATATTAGCGCTTCGCCTTTTCACCATGGCAAACATTTGGTTCGAGAACGCATGCTGTGTGCTCGTGCGGTAGAAAATGCGACAATTGTGGCTTTTTGCAACATGGTTGGCGGTCAAGATGAATTGGTGTTTGATGGTTCTAGTGAGATTTTTGATAGCCATGGTAACTTAATAGCGAGAGCAAAACAGTTTGAATCTGAATTATTAATTGCGGACTTGGTTATACATGATGATACCAACCGGAAGAATATAACCTCAAAGAAGCCATTAGAGAATGGGGTTGAACCCGAGTATACTTCAAGTTCGCGTTGCCAGGTGATGTATCCGGCGGTTAAAAACCCGATTGGCTCGCTGATGGAGACTAACGCTGAGATATACCAGGCTTTGGTGGTTGGCACTCGGGATTATATCCAAAAGAACGGGTTTGAAGGTGTTATCATCGGCTTGTCGGGTGGAATAGATTCATCAATTGTCGCCACGGTTGCTGTGGACGCACTGGGGGCTGAGAAAGTTAATGGGCTTATCATGCCTTCACGTTTTTCCTCAACTAAGAGTGCTTTATACGCTGAACAGTTGGCGACAAACCTGAGAATTAAGACTTTTACCATTTCTATTGAAGATTCCTACCAATCTTATCTTGATAGTCTGGAAGGGATTTTCGCAGGGACCAAACCTGATGTCACAGAAGAAAATATCCAGGCGCGTATTCGCGGAAATTTTCTGATGGCTTTATCCAATAAATTCGGCTGGCTGGTATTGAATACGGGCAACAAGAGTGAAGTCGCCACCGGCTATACCACTCTATATGGCGATATGGCTGGCGGATTTGCTGTTATTAAAGATGTGCCCAAAACTATGGTCTACCAACTTTGCAAATATCGAAATAGTCTTGCTGGTATTGATTTAATACCGGCATCGGTGATCTCCCGCGCGCCCTCGGCGGAACTGAGACCGGAACAAAAAGATTCGGACAGTTTACCGGCATATGACCTTCTTGACCCTATACTTTTAGCTTATATTGAAGAAGGCAGAAGTGTAGATGAGATCATTAAACTTGGGAATGACCCCGTGGTTGTCAGACGTGTGGCCAGACTTGTTGATCTAAGTGAATATAAACGACGCCAGTCTCCACCTGGCATAAAGATAACTCCTAAAGCCTTCGGTCGGGACTGGCGATTGCCAATTACAAATAAGTTCCGTGACTCAGGGCCGCTATGATTTGAAAACTGCCGATCATTGTCCCCATTTATTACGGTTGGGACACTCTGTCTGGCATCGCCAGTGAGAAGAGATGACAGGATGGACGCCGAGTTTCAACAATATATCCAACATCAAACATACCGGCAAACCGACTACGTTGTTATAACACCCTTTAATCCGGGCGACCGGATGGAATTCCTTATCCTGAATGCCATAAGCCCCGGCTTTGTCAGTCGATAGCCCGCTGTTGACATAATCTTGGATTTCTTCATCGGTGTAATGCCGCATTGTGACCTGGCTGGTACAGCTATCTGCGATCGTTTCACCGGTGGCGGTATCTGTCACCGCTACAGCAGTGACCACACGGTGAGTCCTTCCCCGAAGTCTTCCCAGTATTCCAATAGCTTCTTCTGGTGATCTCGGCTTTCCGAGCAATTCATTGTCTAAAACCACGATAGTATCGGCGGTGATGACGACGCCATTTTCATATTTTGACGCTACTGCTGTTGCTTTGGCCCGGGCAAATGCCTGTGCCTGGTCTTCAGGTAACAAACCATCGGTCGGTATCTCAGCAATGCCGGATTCTGTTATAGTAAATTTGAGCCCCATACTGGTTAGGATGTCGGCGCGGCGGGGTGATGCCGAGGCCAGAATAAGGCGCTGACGGTTCAGGAAGGCTTGTTCCTTCTCACTATTCCAACTTAGTGTAGACACTGTCTCTACATGGTAGGTTTGAGGAAAAAGATCGACTGGTGTAATACTTTCTATTTCATATGGCCCCCGACTCAATACCTTAAGATCACGAGCCAGGGTTTTGGGGTCACAGGAAACATACACCAACCGCTTGGGTGGATATAAATTGAGTGTTTTCAGGGTGGTATGGTGACAGCCATTTCGTGAAGGATCTATAATAATGGCATCAGTTAATTTGCCAAGATGTGGTAGTACCGATTCCGTTTTAGCTTCAAGTATTTCAACGTTTTGAAGATTCCGGACATTTTCACGGGCGTCCTTTACCGCAGCGCCTGATTCTTCGATAGCTATAACCCTTTTCACATGGGGAGCCATCAGTGCGGCAAAGGTAGCTACACCCGCATAAGCGTCAATAATTGTTTCACTACCGTTAAGCTTTAAGTATTCAATGATGATCAAGGCCAAACGCTCTGCCTGAGGCGTATTTACCTGGAAAAATGATGGTGAAGAAACACGAAAATGATGCCCCAGTAATACTTCATGGTAATACTGCTGTCCGGTGGTCACTGTCACTTCAAGATTAGTCAGCTTTGGCTGAATAAGATACTCATCAGTGTTTATGCCACAGCGGATAGAAAATTGGGTCGTCTCGGTGCACTGACCTTCCAAAGATGCCATTAATTTGTTGATACCTTCGGTCATGATAAGACATTGCGAAACGGGCACGAAACGCCGGGTGATGCGGTTGATAAAACCGAATCTGTTCAAGCGGCGGCGTACTGTAAAACGGGCATGATTTCGATAGCCGAATTCATCTGGAGAAGGAACTATGGGTAGCACCAGCGAGTCGTTCAAACCTTTTGCCAGGAGGGCGCGTCTAATCAGATCGCGTTTCAATTCCAGTTGGTGCTCATAAT
This region includes:
- the maf gene encoding septum formation protein Maf — encoded protein: MMESEIISVDLSGLDDFGHALGDYKGVQVNVFGGIPGETVAARIIEHNGIKIEAVVEDTTIPSPHRRMPPCPLFGECSGCQWQHINYEHQLELKRDLIRRALLAKGLNDSLVLPIVPSPDEFGYRNHARFTVRRRLNRFGFINRITRRFVPVSQCLIMTEGINKLMASLEGQCTETTQFSIRCGINTDEYLIQPKLTNLEVTVTTGQQYYHEVLLGHHFRVSSPSFFQVNTPQAERLALIIIEYLKLNGSETIIDAYAGVATFAALMAPHVKRVIAIEESGAAVKDARENVRNLQNVEILEAKTESVLPHLGKLTDAIIIDPSRNGCHHTTLKTLNLYPPKRLVYVSCDPKTLARDLKVLSRGPYEIESITPVDLFPQTYHVETVSTLSWNSEKEQAFLNRQRLILASASPRRADILTSMGLKFTITESGIAEIPTDGLLPEDQAQAFARAKATAVASKYENGVVITADTIVVLDNELLGKPRSPEEAIGILGRLRGRTHRVVTAVAVTDTATGETIADSCTSQVTMRHYTDEEIQDYVNSGLSTDKAGAYGIQDKEFHPVARIKGCYNNVVGLPVCLMLDILLKLGVHPVISSHWRCQTECPNRNKWGQ
- a CDS encoding glutamine amidotransferase chain of NAD synthetase, translating into MKQIRLALAQINPTVGDFEGNVRLIIEQITESKILGVDIIVFPELAITGYPPEDLLLKSSFIKANLKALSRVIDSTCDITAVVGFVDSQPEGIYNAAALVQSGKMVGVYHKTHLPNYGVFDEQRYFIQGNSCPVFQIAGVNIGINICEDIWKDNGPCTVQSKAGAEIILNISASPFHHGKHLVRERMLCARAVENATIVAFCNMVGGQDELVFDGSSEIFDSHGNLIARAKQFESELLIADLVIHDDTNRKNITSKKPLENGVEPEYTSSSRCQVMYPAVKNPIGSLMETNAEIYQALVVGTRDYIQKNGFEGVIIGLSGGIDSSIVATVAVDALGAEKVNGLIMPSRFSSTKSALYAEQLATNLRIKTFTISIEDSYQSYLDSLEGIFAGTKPDVTEENIQARIRGNFLMALSNKFGWLVLNTGNKSEVATGYTTLYGDMAGGFAVIKDVPKTMVYQLCKYRNSLAGIDLIPASVISRAPSAELRPEQKDSDSLPAYDLLDPILLAYIEEGRSVDEIIKLGNDPVVVRRVARLVDLSEYKRRQSPPGIKITPKAFGRDWRLPITNKFRDSGPL